In Yoonia sp. R2331, the following proteins share a genomic window:
- a CDS encoding PP2C family serine/threonine-protein phosphatase, with protein MQTEYFLFETGAATDTGRVRDHNEDSYFVRPESGVWVVADGMGGHDAGDFASQTITGEMETVGFSISAGDLQARFMERLGRAHHKIGDHAISLGGGTVGATLVALLVYEESYACIWSGDSRIYRLRNGTLEQLTRDHTEVRELLDAGMISSDEAENWPRKNVITRAIGVSEEPNCDVVSGEIRQGDMFLLCSDGLTEHNSDEDIAEALKRGQTAQSVCNDLIAQTLDRGAKDNVTAVVVRCLPPEPFF; from the coding sequence ATGCAGACCGAATACTTCCTTTTTGAAACGGGTGCTGCGACCGATACCGGGCGCGTCCGTGACCACAATGAGGACAGCTATTTTGTCCGGCCGGAGTCCGGTGTCTGGGTTGTGGCTGACGGCATGGGCGGCCATGATGCGGGCGATTTTGCCAGCCAGACCATCACCGGCGAGATGGAGACCGTCGGCTTTTCCATTTCCGCAGGCGACCTTCAGGCCCGGTTCATGGAACGTTTGGGCCGCGCGCATCACAAGATTGGCGATCATGCCATCAGCCTTGGTGGCGGCACCGTGGGTGCGACGCTTGTCGCGCTTTTGGTCTATGAAGAAAGCTATGCCTGTATCTGGTCCGGGGATAGCCGGATCTATCGGTTGCGCAATGGAACGCTGGAACAGCTGACCCGCGATCATACCGAGGTGCGCGAGCTGCTGGACGCGGGCATGATCAGCAGTGATGAGGCCGAAAACTGGCCCCGCAAAAACGTGATCACCCGCGCCATCGGCGTATCAGAGGAACCAAACTGTGATGTCGTCAGCGGGGAAATCCGGCAAGGAGACATGTTCCTTTTGTGCTCTGACGGGTTGACGGAACATAACAGCGACGAAGATATCGCGGAGGCGCTCAAGCGCGGGCAAACGGCGCAGTCCGTGTGCAATGATCTGATCGCCCAGACGCTTGATCGCGGTGCAAAAGACAATGTGACAGCAGTGGTCGTGCGGTGTTTGCCGCCCGAGCCGTTCTTTTAG
- a CDS encoding protein kinase yields the protein MQDETPDPDKTLPPKSDAEEAISPPPADPDRTVIAGAALPPADDDRTVIEPIADAAPADDRTQIVTDTPTPEEEDRTQIIADAPAAVAPPSAEALPEDPASEEAVSNPPTSLPPVAEDSGISTPPVTAAPVAEADSGIASPPKTEAPAEGQSDLASPPKTEAPAEGESGLASPPKTEATAEGETGISSPPVPEDVSPTDEGIATPPDAAAPVEEPSGVSTPPPVVAAAVAEPELEEPAESPKEPSIAPPPDDLSDAPIDAPTPPKDAVPVGTMINNNYEIKELISAGGMGEVFRGVNAFTGDAVAIKIVLQSLANDSKIAALFMREAKVLCGLSDNAIVRYFNFVKDADLDRFCLIMEFIDGVSLSDFVRDERPLTEDEARGLLRRVARGLDRAHQMDVVHRDLSPDNVMLRDGKVSEAVLIDFGIAKSTEMAENTLHGQLAGKFKYISPEQLGHFGGEIGPRTDIYGLGLLMAAALRGEPLDMGASVVEAVNARREIPDLSDVPDGLRPLLAHMLEPDPIHRPARMLDVIRLLDHPADIPEKYGGVRPVADGQTNPPQGQAMAGLQTPGLRQPPTHSGQTQQPATLGGQSVVPAAVDATSASPFGGPTGVAPGTFAPGMTAPPATFAPGQNTMAGTPKRRRDSEGGGGFLRWLMILVVIAGLGGFVAWQQGLIPDNMLPEGMRHADAGDTNTVEDPVTSTPSGPMTRASFLASYEAGPCSYATRIATGPEAGVVAAYGNNLAGFDRLADDFEAAFDSRPTIRTSPVPDTHCAALDLGRTLQQTEGAPPILVLDSNEMQSGGSIVGRLSDRRGRPVWLVLITAAGGVYNLTDRMTEGADGSATFSFGLNSDGSGEAQPQMIMAVASDAPLIAAAAANNGARASDLLPLIEAEIAGREGRAGAAIAVFDLLP from the coding sequence ATGCAAGACGAAACACCTGATCCCGACAAAACGCTGCCACCAAAGAGTGACGCGGAAGAGGCGATTTCGCCGCCGCCAGCTGATCCTGACCGGACAGTGATTGCAGGCGCGGCCCTGCCGCCTGCGGATGATGACCGAACAGTAATTGAACCGATCGCTGATGCAGCACCTGCGGATGATCGCACGCAGATTGTGACAGACACACCTACGCCGGAAGAGGAAGACCGCACGCAGATTATTGCGGATGCACCTGCGGCTGTCGCGCCCCCTTCGGCAGAAGCATTGCCCGAAGATCCGGCATCGGAAGAGGCTGTCTCGAACCCGCCCACTAGCCTGCCGCCAGTGGCAGAGGACAGTGGCATCTCGACCCCGCCAGTCACCGCAGCACCCGTTGCAGAGGCGGACAGCGGCATCGCTTCGCCTCCAAAAACTGAAGCGCCAGCAGAGGGTCAAAGTGACCTCGCCTCGCCGCCTAAGACCGAAGCACCGGCAGAGGGTGAAAGTGGCCTCGCATCTCCACCCAAGACAGAGGCAACGGCAGAAGGTGAAACGGGGATTTCTAGCCCGCCTGTGCCAGAGGATGTTAGCCCAACGGACGAAGGCATCGCGACGCCACCCGACGCGGCTGCTCCTGTGGAAGAGCCAAGTGGCGTGTCGACGCCACCGCCGGTCGTGGCCGCAGCGGTCGCAGAACCAGAGCTTGAAGAACCCGCAGAGTCGCCGAAAGAGCCGTCGATTGCGCCACCGCCTGACGATCTGTCCGACGCGCCAATTGATGCGCCGACCCCTCCCAAGGACGCCGTGCCAGTCGGCACGATGATCAACAACAACTACGAGATCAAAGAGTTGATCAGCGCCGGTGGCATGGGCGAAGTCTTTCGCGGGGTGAACGCCTTTACTGGCGATGCGGTGGCGATCAAGATCGTGCTACAATCACTGGCCAATGACAGCAAGATCGCGGCCCTTTTCATGCGTGAAGCCAAGGTGCTTTGCGGCCTGTCTGACAATGCGATTGTGCGTTATTTCAACTTTGTCAAAGATGCGGACCTCGACCGGTTCTGCCTGATCATGGAGTTCATCGACGGGGTGTCCCTGTCGGACTTTGTGCGTGACGAACGCCCCTTGACCGAAGACGAAGCGCGTGGGCTTCTGCGTCGCGTCGCGCGCGGTCTGGACCGGGCGCATCAGATGGATGTTGTGCACCGTGACCTGTCACCAGACAATGTGATGCTGCGTGATGGAAAGGTGTCAGAGGCCGTGCTAATTGACTTTGGTATCGCCAAGTCGACCGAGATGGCCGAAAACACGTTGCACGGCCAATTGGCGGGCAAATTCAAGTACATCTCGCCTGAACAGCTGGGCCACTTCGGCGGAGAGATCGGGCCGCGCACAGACATTTATGGCCTTGGTTTGTTGATGGCGGCTGCCCTGCGGGGCGAGCCTTTAGATATGGGTGCCTCTGTCGTGGAAGCGGTAAATGCGCGACGGGAAATTCCGGACCTGAGCGACGTGCCAGATGGGCTGCGCCCGTTGCTGGCGCATATGCTGGAACCCGACCCGATCCACCGTCCCGCACGGATGCTGGATGTGATCCGTTTGTTGGACCATCCCGCTGATATTCCTGAAAAATACGGCGGGGTCCGGCCTGTTGCAGATGGTCAAACCAATCCGCCCCAAGGGCAAGCCATGGCCGGGTTGCAGACGCCGGGACTGCGGCAACCGCCAACCCATTCGGGCCAGACCCAACAGCCCGCGACCTTGGGTGGGCAGAGCGTTGTTCCTGCAGCGGTTGACGCCACATCGGCAAGCCCCTTTGGCGGACCAACAGGCGTCGCACCAGGGACCTTTGCTCCGGGAATGACCGCACCGCCTGCGACCTTTGCGCCGGGTCAAAACACGATGGCCGGTACACCGAAACGCCGCCGCGACAGCGAGGGCGGCGGCGGTTTCCTGCGGTGGCTGATGATCCTGGTGGTCATTGCCGGTTTGGGCGGATTTGTTGCGTGGCAACAAGGACTTATTCCGGATAACATGCTGCCGGAAGGTATGCGGCACGCAGATGCGGGCGATACCAATACAGTCGAAGACCCCGTCACCTCTACACCGTCCGGGCCAATGACGCGCGCCAGCTTTCTGGCCAGCTATGAGGCAGGGCCCTGTTCCTATGCCACGCGAATTGCGACAGGCCCCGAGGCTGGAGTTGTTGCGGCTTATGGAAACAACTTGGCCGGGTTTGACAGGCTGGCGGACGATTTTGAGGCGGCATTTGACAGCCGCCCAACAATCCGGACCAGCCCGGTGCCGGACACCCATTGTGCGGCCCTTGATCTGGGTCGAACGCTGCAACAGACCGAAGGTGCGCCGCCCATTTTGGTGTTGGATTCCAATGAGATGCAAAGCGGTGGTTCGATTGTTGGTCGGTTGAGTGACCGCCGCGGCCGCCCGGTTTGGCTGGTGCTGATTACGGCAGCAGGCGGAGTCTATAACCTGACGGACCGGATGACCGAGGGGGCTGATGGAAGTGCCACGTTCAGCTTTGGCCTCAACAGCGATGGCAGCGGCGAAGCGCAGCCGCAGATGATCATGGCAGTCGCATCGGACGCGCCGCTGATCGCGGCAGCGGCGGCCAACAATGGGGCCCGTGCGTCGGATTTGCTGCCGCTGATCGAGGCGGAAATCGCGGGTCGAGAGGGACGCGCCGGGGCCGCGATTGCGGTGTTTGATTTGCTGCCCTAG